In Moorena sp. SIOASIH, the following proteins share a genomic window:
- the pabB gene encoding aminodeoxychorismate synthase component I — MIFNIHSRKLTVYPDSERVFVHLFGSQPKAFWLDSSRIEPGLSRFSFMGDGTGPNSLLVQYSITDQKLTINCSEQTTHSRESIFSYLHRELERRYNCLEGLPFDFNCGFVGYFGYELKAECGGKLVHQSPFPDAMFLLADRIIAFDHQEQVTYLLCLTKKGETEQTNAWFEGIEKQLCTLPPLAPIELDYTHRKVSFQLSRSYQRYLEDIQESLDKIKAGESYEICLTNKIYANIELDPLAFYRRLRQLNPAPYSAFLRFGELAVACSSPERFLKIDSSGWVESKPIKGTAARGQTDEEDRLLCEALRTQEKNRCENIMIVDLLRNDLGRVCEIGSVHVPKLMDVETYATVHQLVSTIRGRLRPDVRVGDCIRATFPGGSMTGAPKISTMEIIDRLELQARGIYSGAIGFLALNGAADLNIVIRTAEITPNQVSIGIGGALIALSNPQLEFEETLLKAEALVRAIVYTVCGEFSPELFDIDGLQTQMVNC; from the coding sequence ATGATTTTTAATATTCATAGTCGCAAGCTCACGGTATACCCTGATTCGGAACGAGTGTTTGTTCATCTATTTGGCTCACAACCAAAAGCATTCTGGCTAGACAGCTCTCGCATAGAACCTGGTCTATCTCGTTTTTCTTTTATGGGAGATGGTACAGGACCAAACAGCCTGCTAGTGCAATACTCGATTACTGACCAAAAACTTACCATTAACTGCTCGGAACAAACAACACATAGTAGAGAAAGTATCTTCTCCTATCTACACAGAGAACTTGAGCGGCGATACAACTGTTTAGAAGGACTTCCCTTTGACTTTAATTGTGGTTTTGTTGGCTACTTTGGTTACGAACTAAAAGCAGAATGTGGAGGAAAGCTCGTCCATCAATCGCCATTTCCAGATGCGATGTTTCTCTTAGCAGACCGAATTATTGCTTTTGACCATCAAGAGCAAGTAACCTATCTGTTGTGTCTGACTAAAAAAGGGGAAACTGAGCAAACAAATGCTTGGTTTGAAGGTATCGAAAAACAGCTTTGTACTCTACCTCCTCTGGCTCCCATTGAGTTAGACTATACTCATCGAAAAGTTAGCTTTCAATTGAGTCGTTCCTACCAGAGATATCTGGAGGATATTCAAGAAAGTCTGGATAAAATTAAAGCTGGAGAAAGCTACGAAATTTGCTTGACTAACAAAATTTATGCCAATATCGAACTTGACCCCTTGGCATTTTACCGAAGGTTGCGCCAACTCAATCCTGCACCCTACTCTGCCTTCCTAAGATTTGGCGAACTAGCTGTGGCTTGTTCATCCCCAGAACGATTCCTGAAAATTGACTCCTCAGGTTGGGTAGAATCTAAACCCATTAAAGGAACTGCTGCACGAGGCCAAACAGACGAAGAAGACCGACTGTTGTGCGAAGCGTTACGCACTCAGGAAAAAAACCGTTGTGAAAACATAATGATTGTAGACTTACTTAGGAACGATTTGGGCAGGGTTTGCGAAATTGGCAGTGTCCATGTCCCTAAGTTAATGGATGTGGAAACCTATGCCACAGTTCATCAACTGGTGAGTACAATTCGGGGTCGTTTGCGTCCAGATGTACGGGTGGGGGACTGTATCCGTGCCACATTTCCTGGAGGATCCATGACTGGTGCTCCTAAGATCTCAACCATGGAGATTATTGATCGATTGGAACTTCAGGCCAGGGGAATCTATTCCGGAGCGATCGGGTTTCTTGCACTCAACGGTGCTGCAGACCTTAACATTGTGATCCGAACTGCTGAGATTACTCCCAATCAGGTATCGATTGGTATTGGTGGTGCTCTGATTGCGTTATCGAATCCCCAGCTGGAATTTGAAGAAACCCTACTGAAGGCTGAAGCCCTAGTGCGTGCGATTGTCTACACGGTTTGTGGAGAGTTTTCCCCAGAGTTGTTTGATATTGATGGTTTACAAACCCAGATGGTGAATTGTTAA
- a CDS encoding DUF3082 domain-containing protein produces the protein MTTSNQDTETPKSTQALPSPWRCLTGALISGGLTSAIYFLTASIATTFANKPLTSNSQTALKIAIAVRTLVVGVSTLATFIFGITTIGLVALAIQQLYRTKFGTLPPK, from the coding sequence ATGACAACATCTAACCAAGACACGGAAACCCCTAAGAGTACTCAAGCGCTACCTTCGCCCTGGCGCTGCCTTACGGGAGCATTGATTTCTGGAGGATTGACGAGCGCTATTTATTTTCTAACTGCCTCGATTGCTACCACCTTTGCTAATAAACCCCTCACGTCTAACTCTCAGACAGCACTCAAAATTGCGATCGCAGTTCGGACGCTGGTAGTGGGAGTCAGTACCCTAGCCACCTTTATCTTTGGTATTACTACCATTGGTTTGGTAGCTTTGGCAATTCAACAACTCTACCGAACGAAGTTCGGCACTCTACCGCCCAAGTGA
- a CDS encoding RDD family protein, which translates to MGKLTSTSINFFNRVTIQTPESVELELTLAGIGSRAYALLIDYIVLGLILLVFLIAWGFLSSQLLDLLDYFFGINDLRLWLLAIYLFITFSIYVGYFVLFETLWQGQTPGKRYGRIRVIRDDARPVRLQQATLRALLRPVDDLWFLGVFLIIFSKREKRLGDWLAGTLVVQEEQPIASASFEISDQAQALANQLQTQADFSSLQPEDFAMIREYLQRREAMTFQAKAKLSRQLADQVKDMIALEKVPSVVTANLFLEAVYLAYQQLSSQD; encoded by the coding sequence ATGGGGAAGCTAACCTCAACATCGATTAATTTTTTTAATCGAGTCACTATACAAACCCCAGAAAGTGTTGAATTAGAATTAACCTTAGCAGGGATTGGCAGTCGAGCTTATGCCTTGCTAATTGATTATATTGTCTTAGGATTAATTTTATTAGTATTTCTAATTGCTTGGGGCTTTTTATCTTCCCAACTGCTGGACTTATTAGACTATTTTTTTGGTATTAATGATTTAAGGCTGTGGCTATTAGCAATTTATCTATTTATTACTTTCTCGATTTACGTGGGTTATTTCGTTTTGTTTGAAACCCTATGGCAGGGACAAACACCCGGTAAGCGCTATGGAAGAATTCGTGTCATTCGTGATGATGCTAGACCAGTGAGACTACAGCAAGCTACCCTACGTGCTTTGCTCAGACCTGTTGATGATTTATGGTTCCTGGGAGTATTTTTAATTATCTTTAGCAAGCGAGAGAAACGGTTGGGAGATTGGTTAGCAGGAACCTTGGTAGTCCAAGAAGAGCAGCCTATTGCTTCTGCTAGCTTCGAGATCTCCGATCAGGCTCAAGCCTTAGCCAATCAGCTCCAAACCCAGGCAGATTTCTCCTCCTTGCAGCCAGAAGACTTTGCTATGATTCGAGAGTATTTGCAGCGGCGCGAGGCAATGACATTTCAGGCAAAAGCGAAGTTAAGCCGACAACTGGCTGATCAGGTCAAAGACATGATTGCCTTGGAAAAGGTACCGTCAGTTGTCACGGCTAACTTGTTTCTGGAGGCTGTTTACCTTGCCTATCAGCAGTTATCATCCCAGGATTAG
- the remA gene encoding extracellular matrix/biofilm regulator RemA produces MDIQLINIGFGNIVSANRVVAIVSPESAPIKRIITEAKERGYLIDATYGRRTRAVIVTDSSHVILSAIQPETVAHRFVINKDSHNGNH; encoded by the coding sequence ATGGACATTCAGCTGATTAATATTGGTTTTGGTAACATTGTTTCAGCAAACCGAGTTGTAGCAATTGTTTCTCCAGAGTCTGCTCCTATCAAGCGGATCATTACTGAGGCAAAAGAGCGTGGATATCTCATTGATGCAACCTACGGGCGTCGCACCAGAGCGGTAATTGTGACCGATTCCAGCCATGTCATCCTCTCGGCAATTCAGCCAGAAACTGTTGCCCATCGCTTCGTTATCAATAAAGATAGTCACAATGGTAACCATTAA
- a CDS encoding pentapeptide repeat-containing protein has translation MKLPKDRIPEDQAHQVFALAAQLYAQHNQSYSVKELIEAGKEAQIPPEFMEKALAEIKKRTHSQSLLSKHHSHRSGLMLIGMGTVLLALASIGWLANFLEPRLVAEAEPLETRAVAEAEPIQVSVPQDQSTAFGDNLGSGHINKCTPLIDKYLSGANLSGADCTNVDLSGADLTNANLTGANFSGADLSQANLSNANLTGADFAGADLANADLSGANLTGANLSNTDLKGSNLSGANLNGTDLARADLERSDLRDAMTNGANFDNTNLNQATMPNGTINQ, from the coding sequence ATGAAACTCCCAAAAGACCGTATCCCTGAAGACCAAGCCCACCAAGTATTTGCCCTAGCGGCTCAACTCTATGCTCAGCACAACCAAAGCTATTCTGTAAAGGAGTTGATTGAAGCAGGTAAAGAGGCACAAATTCCGCCAGAATTTATGGAAAAAGCCCTTGCTGAGATTAAAAAGCGAACGCATTCTCAATCCCTACTCTCCAAACATCATAGTCATAGATCTGGTCTGATGTTGATTGGTATGGGTACAGTCTTACTCGCTCTTGCGAGTATAGGATGGTTAGCTAATTTTCTAGAACCTAGACTAGTGGCAGAAGCGGAGCCATTGGAAACTAGAGCAGTGGCAGAAGCGGAGCCAATACAGGTAAGTGTACCTCAAGACCAATCCACAGCGTTTGGGGATAATCTAGGGTCAGGACATATTAACAAGTGTACACCCCTGATCGATAAATACCTGAGCGGTGCTAATCTCAGTGGGGCAGATTGTACGAATGTGGACTTGTCAGGAGCAGATTTGACTAATGCTAACCTGACTGGTGCTAACTTCAGCGGTGCTGATTTAAGTCAGGCTAACTTAAGCAATGCCAATCTCACTGGTGCCGATTTTGCTGGAGCAGATTTAGCTAATGCGGATTTAAGCGGTGCTAACCTGACTGGTGCCAATTTAAGTAATACAGATTTAAAAGGATCTAACTTGAGTGGTGCCAATCTCAATGGTACCGATCTGGCCAGGGCAGACTTAGAAAGGTCTGATCTCAGGGATGCTATGACCAATGGTGCTAATTTCGATAACACTAATCTAAATCAGGCAACTATGCCCAACGGTACAATAAACCAGTAA
- a CDS encoding stage II sporulation protein M: MNIKRWIGRREANWKQLDTLLQQVEKRGIKSLPASQIKELASLYRSVSADLARARTNQVGHTLVKDLQRLTSRGYNQIYQGSRRQDWQGLGEFCRWGFPAVVQQTWSYIAIATAVFLLGALISWWLAWQDPVFMSLVVPEHLIEQVRDRQELWMGSILGMKPLASSGIMINNISVCFRAVAGGITCGAFTLYVMAFNGILIGAIGTLVGQNNLAYPFWAFVFPHGSLELPAIFFAGGAGLLIGRAILFPGQYRRVDALKFYGSQAAQLMFGIVPMLIIAGIIEGFLSPSPLVPSFLKYLVGIGLFTLLIIYCNRRKVEDTSK, from the coding sequence ATGAATATTAAACGTTGGATTGGGCGGCGGGAAGCAAATTGGAAACAGTTGGATACTCTCCTGCAACAAGTGGAGAAACGAGGAATCAAGTCCTTGCCAGCATCCCAAATCAAGGAACTCGCTAGTTTGTATCGCTCCGTCTCAGCGGATTTAGCCCGTGCTAGAACTAACCAAGTAGGCCATACCCTGGTCAAGGATTTACAACGACTCACCTCTCGGGGCTATAACCAGATTTATCAAGGTTCTCGCCGTCAAGACTGGCAAGGCTTAGGGGAGTTTTGTCGCTGGGGTTTCCCTGCTGTAGTGCAACAGACGTGGAGTTATATTGCGATCGCAACAGCAGTGTTTCTCCTCGGAGCCTTAATTTCCTGGTGGTTGGCTTGGCAAGATCCAGTGTTTATGTCCCTGGTGGTTCCGGAACACTTAATTGAACAAGTACGCGATCGCCAGGAATTGTGGATGGGTTCGATTTTGGGCATGAAACCCTTAGCTTCCAGTGGCATTATGATTAACAATATATCGGTATGCTTTCGGGCAGTGGCTGGTGGGATTACCTGCGGTGCCTTTACCCTATATGTCATGGCATTCAACGGAATACTGATCGGTGCCATTGGGACCTTAGTGGGTCAAAATAACTTAGCTTATCCCTTCTGGGCATTTGTGTTTCCCCATGGTTCCCTGGAATTACCCGCTATCTTCTTTGCTGGTGGAGCCGGTTTACTCATCGGTAGAGCAATTCTGTTTCCAGGCCAATATCGCCGGGTAGATGCATTAAAATTTTATGGCTCCCAAGCGGCTCAGTTGATGTTTGGGATTGTGCCGATGTTGATTATTGCTGGTATTATTGAAGGGTTTTTATCTCCCAGTCCCTTAGTGCCATCATTTCTCAAGTATTTGGTTGGAATCGGACTGTTTACCCTTTTGATTATATATTGTAATCGCCGGAAAGTTGAGGATACTTCAAAGTAG
- a CDS encoding MBL fold metallo-hydrolase has protein sequence MTNTIQCTLTGNIESVAQVNYLLSQDGLRFKIKTLPTDDIPTGIHSWQVAPNTSSDGVIGSLYLEAMTETVQEEQWLIAGRVVQLGKRGQFVQLKVSRPGQKTLKISVLGSSKHMKIGELWEVVAKRQRDTLILHRALPQVEHNSNSRAASKKNRSHKPVESRKYKHESTFQQTQTTLLQQALTRLSDDHYPSKSTLAAPPTETIDRVLATLKQKTGVKDWQLDLPKQRGRTRWEWEAFSPSTQQQARVSLKGNYIHVYYYQFPDIPSPSVDSQSYDRLIVTPLGAARSIGASCFQILIGPYEVVLDCGTRPKGYDPLPALDYLDNPNLLLISHSHQDHLGAVPVFHSRYPGARMISTHGTREIAHVMLRDGLKIQQLNEDSPELFDETDLEQTLFQLETQPVGKDFEPLPGLMVRFINAGHILGAACIYLRYKDMSLLYTGDFHTTNSRSTNGLNLAELPEADILITESTYGSSVHPARRNQETALMESIAEVVQAGGNVLIPSFALGRAQEILLAIRTSKLFNKLTVPIFVDGLVRAVTEVFRENLDLLPIPVQNLVKINGQEPFFDKTSIPPIISIEHFRERPIAIAKPSVIVASSGMLTGGPSVYYASVLLERENAAIFISGYTDEESPGRLLQSLKTGDTIELDGKPITVKAQIKRFNLSAHTDKVGLGQVINKVKPKHLVLIHGELEALHQVARSGDNQSLFYIHIPAVGDKIELGVAPEQLSRQQIAKIQQPQEFDVMVETFGTDAWLRVPEEVVEKDPRWQTLSISGIIKARWDGVNLKLAPMQPEMIIQEEEIEAGLKSGKDCCAVCQFFSGRFCESPDSPLFERRVDPLAICDQFQSKVQDLSTLDTDLLLAEEVD, from the coding sequence ATGACCAATACCATCCAATGCACCTTAACTGGAAACATCGAGTCAGTAGCTCAGGTAAACTATCTCCTCAGTCAGGATGGCCTTCGATTCAAAATCAAAACCTTGCCCACTGATGATATTCCTACTGGAATCCATTCCTGGCAAGTCGCCCCCAATACTAGCTCAGATGGTGTAATAGGCTCTCTCTACCTAGAAGCCATGACTGAGACAGTCCAGGAAGAGCAATGGTTAATCGCTGGCAGAGTAGTGCAGTTAGGAAAACGAGGACAGTTTGTACAACTAAAAGTTTCCAGACCAGGACAGAAAACCCTGAAGATCAGTGTCTTGGGCTCTAGCAAGCACATGAAAATTGGGGAACTGTGGGAAGTAGTTGCTAAGCGCCAACGGGATACCCTGATTTTACATCGAGCTTTACCCCAAGTAGAGCACAATTCCAATAGCCGCGCAGCTTCGAAGAAAAACCGCAGCCACAAACCGGTCGAGTCTAGGAAGTATAAACATGAGTCAACATTTCAACAAACCCAAACAACCTTGTTACAGCAGGCTCTGACCAGGCTATCAGATGACCATTATCCCTCCAAATCCACACTAGCTGCTCCCCCGACGGAAACCATTGATAGAGTCTTAGCCACGTTGAAACAGAAAACCGGTGTCAAAGATTGGCAATTAGACTTGCCTAAACAGCGAGGTCGAACAAGATGGGAATGGGAAGCGTTCTCCCCTTCAACCCAGCAACAAGCACGAGTGAGTTTGAAGGGAAACTATATCCACGTATATTATTACCAGTTTCCGGATATCCCATCTCCAAGTGTTGATTCTCAATCCTATGATCGTTTAATTGTTACTCCTTTAGGAGCAGCTAGAAGCATTGGTGCCAGTTGTTTCCAAATTCTGATTGGTCCGTATGAAGTAGTTTTAGACTGTGGAACTCGACCCAAAGGCTACGACCCTTTGCCAGCCTTGGACTATCTGGATAATCCTAACCTGCTCCTGATCTCCCATAGCCATCAAGACCACCTTGGTGCTGTCCCCGTCTTTCACAGCCGCTACCCTGGTGCGCGGATGATTTCCACTCATGGCACCAGGGAAATTGCCCATGTCATGCTCAGGGATGGACTTAAGATACAGCAACTGAATGAAGACTCTCCCGAGTTATTTGATGAGACGGATTTAGAACAAACCTTGTTTCAATTGGAAACTCAACCAGTAGGCAAAGACTTTGAGCCCTTACCGGGACTAATGGTAAGGTTCATCAATGCCGGGCATATCTTAGGTGCGGCTTGTATCTATCTGCGCTATAAGGATATGTCTTTACTCTACACCGGAGACTTCCACACTACCAATAGTCGCAGCACTAACGGATTGAATTTAGCTGAGCTTCCTGAAGCGGATATTTTAATTACTGAGTCTACCTATGGTTCCTCTGTCCACCCCGCTAGAAGAAATCAAGAAACTGCATTGATGGAATCCATTGCTGAAGTAGTGCAAGCTGGGGGCAATGTCTTGATTCCCTCTTTTGCTTTGGGTAGAGCTCAGGAAATCTTGTTAGCCATCCGCACCTCCAAGCTATTTAATAAATTAACAGTTCCCATCTTTGTGGATGGATTGGTCAGAGCAGTCACAGAGGTATTTCGAGAAAACCTGGACTTATTGCCTATTCCAGTTCAAAACTTAGTTAAGATTAACGGCCAGGAACCATTCTTTGATAAAACCAGTATACCCCCGATTATTTCTATCGAACACTTTCGGGAACGTCCGATTGCGATCGCAAAACCCAGTGTAATTGTGGCCAGTTCAGGTATGCTCACCGGTGGACCTTCAGTCTATTATGCCTCAGTACTGCTAGAGCGAGAGAATGCTGCCATCTTTATTTCTGGCTACACTGATGAGGAATCCCCTGGCCGCCTCCTGCAAAGTCTCAAAACTGGCGACACTATTGAACTAGATGGGAAACCAATTACCGTCAAAGCTCAAATCAAACGGTTTAACCTCTCTGCCCATACAGATAAAGTAGGACTCGGACAAGTAATCAACAAGGTAAAGCCCAAGCACCTAGTCTTAATTCACGGAGAATTAGAAGCCTTACACCAAGTAGCCCGGTCTGGAGACAATCAGTCCTTGTTCTATATCCATATTCCTGCTGTCGGGGATAAAATTGAATTAGGAGTAGCACCGGAACAGCTTTCCCGACAGCAGATTGCTAAGATTCAGCAACCCCAAGAGTTTGACGTTATGGTAGAGACTTTTGGGACCGATGCTTGGTTGCGAGTTCCCGAAGAGGTGGTGGAAAAAGACCCTCGATGGCAGACCTTGAGTATCAGCGGCATTATCAAAGCGCGATGGGATGGTGTGAATCTCAAGCTTGCTCCCATGCAACCGGAAATGATAATTCAGGAAGAAGAAATTGAAGCAGGGCTTAAGAGTGGAAAGGATTGCTGTGCCGTGTGTCAGTTTTTCAGTGGTAGATTTTGTGAGTCTCCTGATAGTCCTTTGTTTGAGCGGAGGGTTGATCCCTTGGCAATCTGTGATCAATTTCAATCTAAAGTCCAGGATTTGTCAACTCTTGACACTGACCTTCTGTTGGCAGAGGAAGTTGATTAG
- a CDS encoding DUF975 domain-containing protein: MSYEPSPNQSLGPLSIGNVVNVGLRIYRDHFKLYYRLAFIGYLWLLVPIYGWAKFCAMFGLISRLAFREIIERPETVNEARRHVNARMWSFLRAGILVSLITFGVAILVSLIIWVAIMVIIVLLSILIGVLASISGNSSTILDSLDTLPENSVAMLIIGFLVLSIFMIAFFFGFIWFISRLFIYEITLAIENSIGARAAIGRSWKLTQGFILRIQGIVVVGFLISLPISIAVQIATFIIQTILSLLFPQESAIFIWLYLVLVFGLSFASGALLVPFWQAIKSVIYYDICSRKEGIDLQLWGS; encoded by the coding sequence ATGTCTTATGAGCCTAGTCCCAACCAATCTTTAGGACCACTCAGTATTGGTAATGTTGTTAATGTCGGTCTGCGGATCTACCGCGACCATTTTAAGTTATATTATCGTCTAGCTTTTATCGGTTATCTATGGCTATTAGTTCCCATATATGGCTGGGCTAAGTTTTGTGCCATGTTTGGGCTAATTTCACGTCTAGCGTTTAGGGAAATTATTGAACGTCCAGAAACAGTGAATGAGGCTCGTCGCCATGTCAATGCTCGGATGTGGAGTTTTCTCAGAGCAGGCATCCTAGTATCCTTGATAACGTTTGGAGTAGCAATCCTAGTATCCTTGATAATTTGGGTGGCAATAATGGTAATTATTGTTCTTCTTAGTATCTTGATCGGAGTCCTTGCTTCAATTTCTGGGAATAGCAGTACTATTTTAGATAGTCTCGATACTCTCCCTGAGAATAGTGTTGCTATGCTTATCATAGGATTTCTGGTTTTGAGTATTTTTATGATTGCTTTTTTCTTTGGATTTATCTGGTTTATATCTCGCTTGTTTATTTATGAAATAACGCTGGCTATAGAAAATTCTATCGGTGCTAGGGCAGCCATTGGTCGCAGCTGGAAATTAACTCAGGGATTTATATTACGTATTCAAGGGATAGTAGTTGTTGGCTTTTTAATATCACTACCCATTTCGATTGCTGTACAGATAGCTACATTCATCATACAAACTATTTTATCTCTTTTGTTTCCTCAAGAATCAGCAATTTTTATCTGGCTTTATTTAGTGCTAGTTTTTGGGTTGAGCTTTGCTAGTGGTGCGTTGTTGGTTCCCTTCTGGCAAGCGATTAAATCAGTGATATACTACGATATATGTAGTCGTAAAGAAGGCATAGATTTGCAGCTATGGGGAAGCTAA
- a CDS encoding dynamin family protein → MVTLPVQQEHLFNRSLNTIKGVKLLFVEAELLFDVSCPDLDALKQQLENPFSIFVCGEFNAGKSSVLNRLSNDELAAVGILPTTNSIQPYYPEGFDGIVFIDSPGTNSIIERHQELTENYLQHADIILFVTSVERPLTKSELDFLSLVSKIWVRKVIVIINKVDLITPQESEQIISHVKDGLRDVFTEVPPLFTVSTRTGKNIDTLRDFLLEFLVEAEKIRLKLQGPQNSLLVYLEQLEKKNHDARAKVIAEKTIFDRSLLRIDERIEQYDLIFGVFREKIRDLFTNLIQQLHKVIQDNFAFISLLKKRIIREDDLLEEKVARAIKEVKLEQQMEDIVKEAASTLLKYREQIIREAREDLQVAATLSEDSFQVPEVNSDKIDTTAISENLKVASEKGLNNFLTLGTAAAATGIGGHVVATAALFDLSAFVLALMLTMFSFNAVPKQRDKATQQLDETLRELQNNYTDKLKQGLQQELVNSLKQFTDSLKPRLGEIEHKLAASQSLEDNLQSLRQEINDILKEVEQL, encoded by the coding sequence GTGGTCACCCTTCCTGTTCAACAAGAGCATCTGTTTAACCGCAGCCTCAACACCATCAAAGGTGTAAAACTACTCTTTGTCGAAGCAGAGCTGCTTTTCGATGTCTCTTGCCCTGATCTTGATGCCCTCAAGCAGCAACTGGAAAATCCCTTCTCGATCTTTGTCTGTGGAGAATTTAATGCCGGAAAATCCAGTGTGCTGAATCGGTTGAGTAATGACGAGCTAGCTGCTGTGGGCATACTTCCGACCACAAACTCGATTCAACCCTATTACCCAGAGGGGTTTGATGGCATTGTCTTTATTGATAGCCCAGGCACAAACTCTATCATTGAACGTCACCAAGAACTTACAGAGAATTATCTACAGCATGCTGATATCATCCTGTTTGTCACCTCAGTGGAACGACCTCTGACTAAATCAGAGCTGGACTTTCTCTCGTTAGTCAGTAAGATCTGGGTACGTAAAGTAATCGTTATTATTAATAAAGTGGATCTGATCACCCCACAAGAGAGTGAACAGATTATCTCACACGTCAAAGATGGACTTCGTGATGTCTTTACAGAAGTACCACCCTTATTTACAGTATCAACACGCACTGGCAAAAACATCGACACCCTACGAGACTTCTTACTAGAGTTTCTGGTAGAAGCTGAAAAAATACGGCTAAAACTTCAGGGTCCTCAGAATTCTTTGTTAGTTTACCTAGAGCAGTTAGAGAAAAAGAACCATGACGCACGGGCGAAAGTTATTGCCGAAAAAACGATATTTGACCGATCTCTGTTGCGAATCGATGAGCGAATTGAGCAATATGACCTGATTTTTGGTGTCTTTAGAGAAAAAATTCGTGACCTGTTTACCAATCTAATTCAACAATTACATAAAGTAATCCAGGATAATTTCGCCTTCATTAGCCTATTGAAAAAGCGTATTATTAGGGAAGACGATCTCCTGGAAGAAAAAGTAGCTAGGGCGATCAAGGAGGTAAAACTTGAGCAACAAATGGAGGACATTGTTAAGGAAGCAGCATCAACCCTTCTCAAATATCGAGAACAAATTATTCGTGAAGCTAGGGAAGATTTACAAGTAGCAGCAACCCTCTCAGAGGACTCATTTCAGGTTCCGGAAGTTAATAGTGATAAAATTGATACCACTGCTATCTCTGAAAATCTTAAGGTAGCTTCAGAAAAGGGACTCAACAACTTTTTGACCTTGGGCACTGCTGCCGCAGCAACAGGAATTGGGGGACATGTAGTAGCCACCGCTGCACTATTTGATCTGTCAGCTTTTGTACTAGCTCTGATGTTGACCATGTTTAGCTTCAATGCAGTTCCTAAGCAGCGTGATAAGGCAACCCAACAGCTTGATGAAACCTTGCGTGAGTTGCAGAATAACTATACCGATAAGCTAAAACAAGGTTTGCAGCAAGAATTGGTAAACAGCCTCAAGCAGTTCACTGATTCTCTGAAGCCGAGACTGGGGGAAATTGAGCATAAACTCGCTGCCAGTCAATCATTGGAGGATAATTTACAAAGTCTCCGGCAGGAGATTAACGATATTCTAAAGGAGGTAGAGCAGCTATAG
- the gmk gene encoding guanylate kinase, with amino-acid sequence MEAGRLIVLTGPSGVGKGTLLRHLLKRHPELDLSVSATTRQPRPGEVHGKHYYFVTRDQFEEMIIGDELLEWAEYAGNYYGTPSLPVKQLLEKGRSVILEIELVGARKINKTFPSALRIFVLPPSLDELEQRIRLRGKDSEEVIAQRLSIAKAEIEAADEFDVTIVNQDFKQALQKLEAAIIPS; translated from the coding sequence ATGGAAGCAGGGAGACTCATTGTATTGACTGGTCCTTCTGGTGTTGGTAAAGGAACCTTGCTGCGCCACCTCCTGAAGCGACACCCGGAACTTGATCTTTCGGTGTCAGCAACCACCAGGCAACCACGTCCTGGGGAGGTGCATGGGAAACACTATTACTTTGTCACTCGTGACCAGTTTGAAGAAATGATCATAGGGGATGAGCTTTTAGAGTGGGCTGAGTACGCTGGTAATTACTACGGTACACCTAGTTTGCCAGTCAAGCAGCTTCTTGAGAAGGGTAGGTCTGTTATTTTAGAAATAGAATTGGTTGGGGCAAGGAAAATCAACAAAACCTTTCCCTCTGCCCTGCGTATCTTTGTACTACCCCCCAGTCTAGATGAATTAGAGCAGCGGATTCGCTTGAGGGGTAAGGATAGTGAAGAAGTAATCGCCCAACGCCTTTCTATTGCCAAAGCCGAAATTGAAGCTGCTGATGAATTTGATGTGACAATTGTTAATCAAGATTTCAAACAAGCCCTACAAAAGTTGGAAGCAGCTATCATTCCATCTTAA